The following coding sequences are from one uncultured Cohaesibacter sp. window:
- the sufC gene encoding Fe-S cluster assembly ATPase SufC, translated as MLEIKNLHAEVEGNKILRGIDLTIKPGEIHAIMGPNGSGKSTLSYVLAGKDDYEITEGEILFNGENVLEMEPDERAAAGLFLAMQYPIEIPGVANMTFLKTALNAQRVARGEGELKTPDFMKKVKELSAKLNVTQEMLRRPLNVGFSGGEKKRNEILQMALLEPKLCILDETDSGLDIDALRIVSEGVNALKSPERSMLVITHYQRLLNYIVPDVVHVMYKGKIVKTGDKSLALELEEKGYAEYTGEAAA; from the coding sequence ATGTTGGAAATCAAGAATCTTCATGCAGAAGTAGAAGGCAATAAAATTCTCCGTGGTATCGACCTGACCATTAAACCGGGTGAAATCCATGCCATCATGGGCCCGAACGGTTCGGGAAAATCCACGCTCTCCTATGTGCTGGCGGGCAAGGATGATTATGAAATTACAGAAGGGGAAATTCTCTTCAATGGTGAGAATGTGCTGGAAATGGAGCCCGATGAGCGTGCTGCTGCCGGCTTGTTCCTGGCCATGCAATATCCGATCGAGATCCCCGGTGTTGCAAACATGACCTTCCTGAAGACTGCGCTTAACGCCCAGCGCGTAGCGCGTGGCGAGGGGGAACTTAAGACTCCCGACTTCATGAAGAAAGTCAAGGAACTGTCTGCCAAGCTCAACGTTACGCAGGAAATGCTGCGGCGTCCGCTTAACGTTGGTTTTTCCGGTGGTGAGAAGAAGCGCAACGAGATCTTGCAGATGGCTCTGCTGGAGCCGAAGCTTTGTATTCTCGACGAGACCGATTCCGGCCTCGATATTGATGCGCTGCGGATCGTTTCCGAAGGCGTCAATGCGCTCAAATCGCCGGAACGCTCCATGCTGGTCATCACCCACTATCAGCGCCTGCTGAACTACATCGTGCCTGACGTGGTGCATGTCATGTATAAGGGCAAGATCGTCAAGACCGGTGATAAATCTCTGGCTCTGGAGCTGGAAGAAAAAGGCTATGCCGAATATACCGGCGAAGCAGCGGCTTGA
- the sufD gene encoding Fe-S cluster assembly protein SufD, which produces MTQPAIKMPADQALESLMKSALDGLPGNADFSSLRSAAVSAFETDGLPTRRVEDWKYSDLKRVMPADLALAAPVTAETAKEHLSGSNILSDVDAYRLVLVNGSFSAELSDLDGLEDAILVRSVADALQAGEFSLDDPEIAKGDIALSLNTALLQDGVIVEIAEGAEISKPIEIRHVMLGGGLATLRNRVVIGKGATVGVIETFVGDDVSYQLNSAIDYRIGDEAKLNVLRIINEGDNAIHLGSTTAIVGGKVHFEHFTLSASGQFVRSQSFVAMLGEFSDADLFGASLVNGKRHSDITLKMDHAVPNCNSKEQYRTVLDDKAEGVFQGQIIVRQYAQKTDAKMMSQALLLSEDASFNNKPELEIYADDVVCGHGATCGDLDEDLLFYLRARGIPKDVAKKMLVMAFLAEAIEKVSNEQFVEALEGYILDRLGLSE; this is translated from the coding sequence ATGACGCAACCTGCAATCAAAATGCCAGCAGATCAGGCTCTGGAAAGCTTGATGAAATCTGCTCTGGACGGCCTGCCGGGCAATGCTGATTTTTCATCATTGCGGTCGGCTGCAGTTTCTGCTTTTGAAACAGATGGGCTGCCAACGCGCCGGGTCGAGGACTGGAAATATTCCGATCTCAAACGCGTGATGCCTGCTGATCTCGCACTTGCTGCGCCGGTAACGGCTGAGACGGCCAAGGAGCACTTGTCTGGCTCCAATATTCTCAGTGATGTAGATGCATACCGGCTGGTTCTGGTCAATGGCAGTTTCTCTGCTGAGCTTTCTGACCTTGATGGTCTGGAAGATGCGATCTTGGTGCGCTCTGTTGCCGATGCGCTTCAGGCCGGTGAGTTTTCGCTTGATGATCCTGAAATTGCAAAGGGTGATATCGCTCTGTCGCTTAATACAGCTCTGCTTCAGGATGGTGTCATTGTCGAGATCGCCGAAGGGGCCGAGATCAGCAAGCCGATTGAAATTCGCCATGTGATGCTGGGCGGTGGTCTTGCCACCTTGCGCAACCGCGTTGTAATCGGTAAAGGCGCCACTGTGGGGGTTATTGAAACCTTCGTGGGCGATGATGTTTCCTATCAGCTCAACAGTGCGATTGACTACCGCATCGGCGATGAAGCCAAGCTCAATGTTTTGCGCATCATCAACGAGGGCGACAATGCGATCCACCTTGGGTCAACCACGGCTATCGTGGGCGGCAAGGTGCATTTTGAGCATTTCACCCTGTCAGCAAGCGGTCAGTTTGTGCGCAGCCAGTCTTTTGTGGCCATGCTGGGCGAATTTAGCGATGCCGATCTATTCGGAGCCTCTCTGGTCAACGGCAAGCGCCATAGTGATATTACGCTGAAAATGGATCATGCAGTGCCAAACTGCAATTCCAAGGAGCAGTATCGCACGGTGCTTGATGACAAGGCCGAGGGCGTATTCCAGGGACAGATCATCGTTCGCCAATATGCTCAGAAGACCGATGCCAAGATGATGAGCCAGGCCTTGCTGTTGTCTGAAGATGCTTCCTTCAACAACAAGCCCGAGCTTGAAATCTATGCCGATGACGTTGTCTGCGGGCATGGCGCGACCTGCGGCGATCTGGACGAGGATCTGCTGTTTTATCTCAGGGCTCGCGGTATTCCCAAAGACGTGGCCAAGAAAATGTTGGTCATGGCCTTTTTGGCTGAAGCCATTGAAAAGGTTTCAAACGAACAATTTGTAGAAGCTCTGGAAGGCTACATTCTAGACCGTCTGGGTCTTTCCGAGTGA
- a CDS encoding cysteine desulfurase, translated as MHSSQVAANEEYDVEAIRADFPILSREVYGKPLVYFDNGASAQKPKVVIDAISEAYSNQYANVHRGLHFLSNLATDKFEKARETVRRFLNAPSVDDVIFTRSSTEAINLVAHSYGGMVLKEGDEVIISILEHHSNIVPWHFLREQRGVVIKWAPVDEDGNFLMEEFEKLLTDKTKIVAITQMSNAIGTIVPVKEVIAKAHAVGAKVLVDASQSAVHMPIDVQDLDVDFLAITGHKLYGPSGIGALYGKAELLDAMPPFMGGGEMIKDVTLDGVTYGVAPHKFEAGTPPIVQAIGLGVALDYMDSIGRERIAAHEESLRAYAHEKLGAINALKIFGHAKNKGAIVSFELEGIHAHDVSMVIDRAGVAVRAGTHCAQPLLTRYGVTSTCRASFGLYNTKAEIDILADALVKARVFFS; from the coding sequence ATGCATTCCTCCCAAGTGGCTGCTAACGAAGAATATGACGTTGAAGCCATTCGCGCCGACTTTCCTATTTTATCAAGGGAAGTGTACGGTAAGCCGTTGGTTTATTTTGATAACGGTGCGTCAGCGCAGAAGCCGAAGGTGGTTATTGACGCTATCTCTGAGGCTTATTCAAACCAATATGCCAACGTGCACAGGGGATTGCATTTTCTTTCCAATCTCGCGACAGACAAGTTTGAAAAGGCGCGCGAAACCGTGCGCCGCTTTCTCAATGCGCCATCGGTTGACGATGTCATCTTTACGCGGTCTTCGACTGAGGCGATCAATCTGGTTGCTCATTCCTATGGTGGCATGGTTCTGAAAGAAGGCGATGAGGTGATCATCTCCATTCTTGAGCACCATTCCAACATTGTGCCGTGGCATTTTTTGCGCGAACAGCGCGGTGTTGTTATCAAGTGGGCTCCTGTTGACGAAGACGGCAATTTCCTCATGGAAGAGTTCGAGAAGCTTCTGACGGATAAGACAAAGATTGTCGCCATAACGCAAATGTCCAATGCCATTGGCACGATCGTGCCGGTCAAGGAAGTGATTGCCAAGGCTCATGCTGTCGGGGCGAAGGTGCTGGTGGACGCCAGCCAGAGCGCGGTGCATATGCCGATTGACGTGCAGGATCTGGATGTCGATTTTCTGGCGATCACAGGCCACAAGCTGTATGGCCCGTCAGGCATCGGTGCACTTTATGGCAAGGCTGAGCTGCTGGACGCCATGCCTCCATTTATGGGCGGTGGGGAAATGATCAAGGACGTGACACTTGATGGCGTGACCTATGGTGTTGCCCCGCATAAATTTGAAGCTGGAACGCCGCCAATTGTTCAGGCTATTGGATTGGGCGTTGCGCTTGACTATATGGATAGTATCGGGCGTGAACGGATCGCTGCCCATGAAGAGAGCTTGCGTGCCTATGCTCATGAAAAGCTGGGTGCGATCAATGCTCTGAAAATATTTGGCCATGCGAAAAACAAGGGCGCTATCGTATCCTTCGAGCTGGAGGGGATTCACGCGCATGATGTTTCGATGGTTATCGATCGGGCCGGTGTCGCAGTTCGTGCTGGCACTCATTGTGCCCAGCCGCTTTTAACCCGGTATGGCGTAACATCAACTTGCCGGGCTTCTTTTGGCCTTTATAACACCAAGGCAGAGATCGACATCCTTGCTGATGCATTGGTAAAGGCACGGGTTTTCTTTTCTTGA
- a CDS encoding SUF system Fe-S cluster assembly protein: MSETVTNSETAEPNVPSMAPASGIPAAELEQLSAEIVGALKTVYDPEIPADIYEIGLIYRVDIDDDRNVEIDMTLTAPGCPVAGEMPAWVENAVGSVAGVGLVKVNMVFDPPWTPDRMSEEAKIAINWY; this comes from the coding sequence ATGAGCGAAACAGTGACGAATAGTGAGACTGCAGAGCCGAATGTTCCAAGTATGGCACCTGCCTCGGGTATTCCCGCAGCCGAATTGGAACAGCTGAGTGCTGAAATCGTAGGTGCTCTTAAAACGGTTTACGATCCGGAAATTCCTGCTGATATCTATGAGATTGGTTTGATTTATCGCGTTGATATTGATGATGATCGTAATGTCGAAATCGACATGACGCTAACTGCGCCGGGGTGTCCGGTTGCTGGTGAGATGCCGGCATGGGTAGAAAATGCGGTCGGGTCGGTTGCCGGGGTTGGACTGGTCAAGGTCAATATGGTTTTTGACCCGCCCTGGACACCGGACAGAATGAGCGAAGAAGCCAAAATTGCCATCAACTGGTATTGA
- a CDS encoding iron-sulfur cluster assembly accessory protein, whose translation MAGKFQVLTISDEAAEFIRSVVDGSDDAVKGIRIGVKNGGCAGMEYVLDKVVEVDPADDVVEDKGVSVFVDPKAVLFLLGTELGYEQTKFRSGLTFNNPNQTSACGCGESVSLTPVDPSALEAMKSSN comes from the coding sequence GTGGCTGGCAAATTTCAGGTTTTGACGATTTCAGATGAGGCGGCGGAGTTCATCCGGTCCGTTGTCGATGGGTCAGATGATGCCGTAAAAGGCATAAGGATCGGTGTTAAGAACGGCGGTTGTGCCGGCATGGAATATGTGCTGGACAAGGTCGTAGAGGTCGATCCGGCTGACGACGTTGTTGAAGACAAGGGTGTTTCGGTTTTTGTTGACCCGAAGGCTGTGCTGTTTTTGTTGGGAACAGAGCTTGGATATGAGCAGACCAAGTTTCGCTCAGGGCTAACTTTTAATAACCCTAACCAAACTTCTGCTTGTGGCTGTGGGGAATCCGTATCTTTGACGCCTGTTGATCCCTCAGCTCTGGAAGCGATGAAAAGCTCAAATTGA
- a CDS encoding GGDEF domain-containing protein — translation MTDHVANAMDNSDFKRTYIYGESALGNLKKNQMPAYPRNYEIWYTYAAGFNRGLNKAINDILRTSGSITLSQLDAIYNEHLAPSRLGDRVDEVGGKISNEIRSIVREVEGYISATSQYGNTLMGASHNLSQTEDRKVIREIVTQLIAETKEAEEQNRTLSEQLAASQAQVQQLRESLDTIRYESLTDDLTTLANRKHFDRSLEQAMEEADESGEPLSLLMTDIDHFKKFNDTYGHQTGDQVLRLVAVAVKQNVKGRDIPCRYGGEEFAVVLPNTNLRQAVAVAESIRKAVMAKELIKRSTGENLGRITISIGCSTFAKGDTMQDLIERADQSMYAAKRGGRNLVKCETDPDVSVLSSTSGAA, via the coding sequence GTGACTGATCACGTAGCAAACGCGATGGACAATAGCGATTTCAAACGCACATATATTTATGGTGAGTCAGCGCTGGGGAATCTGAAAAAAAATCAGATGCCGGCTTACCCACGCAATTATGAAATTTGGTATACTTACGCCGCAGGCTTCAACCGCGGCCTAAACAAAGCAATTAATGACATTTTGCGCACGAGTGGCTCAATCACACTTTCGCAACTCGACGCAATCTACAACGAACATCTTGCTCCTAGTCGACTTGGAGATCGAGTTGATGAGGTCGGCGGCAAAATTTCAAACGAAATTCGCTCGATCGTGCGGGAAGTGGAAGGTTACATTTCAGCAACCAGCCAGTATGGCAACACGCTGATGGGAGCGTCGCATAACCTCTCCCAAACCGAAGACCGTAAGGTAATCCGGGAGATTGTCACCCAGCTTATTGCCGAAACCAAGGAAGCTGAGGAACAAAACCGTACACTCAGCGAACAATTAGCAGCCTCTCAGGCTCAGGTGCAGCAATTACGAGAATCTCTCGATACAATTCGCTATGAATCCCTGACCGATGACTTGACCACATTGGCCAACAGAAAGCACTTCGACCGCTCTCTGGAACAGGCAATGGAAGAAGCAGACGAAAGTGGCGAGCCACTTTCCCTTCTGATGACAGACATCGATCATTTCAAAAAGTTCAACGACACATATGGACACCAGACCGGCGATCAGGTTTTGCGCCTCGTCGCAGTTGCGGTGAAACAGAATGTCAAAGGCCGTGATATTCCTTGCCGTTACGGCGGCGAAGAATTTGCCGTTGTCCTGCCAAACACCAATTTGCGCCAAGCTGTTGCCGTGGCTGAGAGCATTCGCAAAGCCGTGATGGCCAAAGAATTGATCAAACGCTCCACCGGTGAAAACCTGGGTCGCATCACCATCTCTATTGGTTGCTCGACCTTTGCAAAAGGCGACACCATGCAAGACCTTATTGAGCGCGCAGACCAGAGCATGTATGCCGCCAAAAGAGGCGGACGCAATTTGGTCAAATGCGAAACTGACCCGGATGTCAGTGTGCTTTCAAGCACATCTGGCGCAGCGTGA
- a CDS encoding DEAD/DEAH box helicase encodes MMNFSDLGLSEKVLAAVQTAGYEKPTPIQEQAIPHVLARRDVLGVAQTGTGKTASFTLPMLSLLESGRARARMPRTLILEPTRELAAQVEQSFSVYGQNHRLTVSLLIGGVSFADQLKKLDRGADVLIATPGRLLDHFERGKLLLTGVETFVVDEADRMLDMGFIPDIERICKLLPFTRQTVFFSATMPQEIQRLADQFLHNPVKVEVSPAASTAETITQRLISSGPKPWDKRAVLRSLINNAENLKNAIIFCNRKRDVATVCRSLTKHGFSAGALHGDMDQTSRMATLDGFKHNNIALLVASDVAARGLDIPSVSHVFNFDLPTHAEDYVHRIGRTGRAGREGVAVSIATKADKKYIDAIEALTGDTIEWIGEVNFSSPSSSSENDEQEQGKSRKPRRGRGKPKAETSGKDTQPKEKAAAHNQAEPSNRQQASASGDKKSSASNTSRPERSETSNSNRGRSKERKERQVIGMGDHVPAFLLQPIRPTKSKSQNNGAAD; translated from the coding sequence CTGATGAATTTTTCGGATCTAGGTCTGAGTGAAAAGGTTCTCGCTGCCGTGCAAACCGCAGGCTACGAAAAACCAACCCCTATTCAAGAGCAAGCAATTCCACATGTGCTCGCTCGACGAGACGTCTTGGGGGTCGCCCAAACCGGCACTGGTAAAACAGCCTCTTTCACCCTGCCCATGCTTTCCTTGCTCGAAAGCGGGCGCGCAAGAGCGCGCATGCCTCGCACGCTTATTTTGGAACCAACACGAGAATTGGCAGCTCAGGTTGAACAGAGCTTTTCTGTTTACGGACAGAACCACCGTTTGACTGTATCTCTGCTAATCGGCGGTGTCTCCTTTGCCGATCAGCTCAAGAAGCTGGATCGCGGTGCAGATGTACTGATCGCTACGCCGGGCCGCCTGCTTGACCACTTCGAAAGAGGCAAGCTTTTGCTGACCGGTGTTGAAACCTTTGTTGTAGATGAAGCTGACCGCATGTTGGACATGGGCTTCATTCCAGACATCGAGCGCATTTGCAAATTGCTGCCTTTCACGCGCCAGACAGTCTTCTTCTCGGCAACCATGCCGCAAGAAATCCAGCGTCTGGCCGATCAGTTCTTGCATAATCCGGTTAAGGTTGAAGTATCGCCTGCCGCTTCCACGGCTGAAACGATCACTCAGCGTCTTATCTCCTCAGGTCCAAAGCCTTGGGACAAAAGAGCGGTCCTGCGCTCTCTCATCAATAATGCTGAGAATCTTAAAAATGCGATCATTTTCTGCAACCGCAAAAGAGATGTTGCAACCGTTTGCCGGTCTTTGACCAAGCACGGTTTCAGCGCAGGCGCACTGCATGGTGACATGGACCAAACCTCACGCATGGCAACACTGGACGGCTTCAAGCACAATAACATTGCTCTGCTTGTTGCCAGTGACGTTGCCGCTCGTGGCCTCGACATTCCAAGCGTAAGCCATGTATTCAACTTCGACTTGCCAACTCATGCCGAAGACTATGTTCATCGCATTGGCCGCACGGGACGCGCGGGCCGCGAAGGAGTTGCAGTTTCGATCGCAACCAAAGCTGACAAGAAATATATCGACGCCATTGAGGCGCTCACCGGTGACACAATCGAGTGGATCGGTGAAGTCAATTTCTCGTCACCTTCTTCCTCATCTGAAAATGATGAGCAAGAGCAAGGCAAGTCTCGCAAACCACGCCGTGGACGCGGAAAACCAAAAGCAGAAACCTCAGGCAAAGACACTCAGCCTAAGGAGAAAGCAGCAGCACACAACCAAGCTGAACCGTCCAACCGCCAACAGGCGTCTGCGTCTGGAGACAAGAAATCCTCTGCATCCAATACATCGCGCCCAGAACGTTCAGAAACCTCGAATTCCAACAGAGGTCGCTCCAAAGAACGAAAAGAGCGCCAGGTTATTGGTATGGGTGATCACGTACCAGCCTTTTTGCTGCAACCAATTCGCCCAACCAAAAGCAAATCACAGAATAATGGGGCGGCAGACTAA
- a CDS encoding TIGR02301 family protein produces the protein MRPTSTYNKKALAFLLFWTFSLSLATLPARAADNNLPPYEQSLRRLSAVVGALMYLDPLCNGSDPKNWYFQMAALLEAENADDSRARQFKDRFNKSYLSYSRTYKSCNAQARKITHIYHEEGQALLATLKLKHAR, from the coding sequence TTGCGACCGACCTCGACATATAACAAGAAGGCTTTGGCCTTCCTGTTGTTTTGGACTTTTTCCTTAAGCCTTGCCACGCTACCCGCAAGAGCGGCTGATAACAACCTGCCCCCTTATGAACAAAGCCTGAGGCGCCTTAGCGCCGTTGTCGGAGCGTTGATGTATCTTGATCCACTATGCAATGGCAGCGATCCGAAAAACTGGTATTTCCAGATGGCTGCTTTGCTCGAAGCGGAAAACGCAGATGATTCTCGTGCGCGGCAATTCAAGGATCGCTTCAACAAAAGCTACCTCTCCTACTCGAGAACCTATAAAAGCTGCAACGCTCAGGCCCGCAAAATCACTCACATCTATCATGAGGAAGGGCAAGCCCTTTTGGCGACTCTCAAGCTGAAGCACGCGCGTTAA
- the parE gene encoding DNA topoisomerase IV subunit B gives MSASDDLFASVPTQKGSTPATKASNAAAAAAQPKTQNNASASVPGVKADYTAADIEVLEGLEPVRRRPGMYIGGTDEKALHHLFAEIIDNSMDEAVAGYASWIEVELLPDNVITVTDNGRGIPVDPHPKFPNKSALEVIFTTLHAGGKFDSAVYETSGGLHGVGASVVNALSETMVVEVATNKKLYRQSFSRGIPSGSLEFLGDIHNRRGTKVTFKPDYEIFGKKIRFKPEQLLNMARSKAYLFGGVEIRWSCAPELLENNSEVPAKATFHFPDGLKDYLASSLGKTNLVTQEIFAGRTEKSSGHGAVEWAVCWFGGDGFSNSYCNTVPTPEGGTHESGLRTALLRGLKNYAELTNNKKGAVITADDVMTSAGALLSVFIREPEFVGQTKDRLATTAATRIVEQAVRDQFDHWLTNAPQQANRLLEWVIDRADERLRRRKEKDVSRKSAVRKLRLPGKLADCSQNAKGDTELFIVEGDSAGGSAKQARNRTTQAVLPLRGKILNVASASSDKLHANQLLADLVQALGCGTRKNYNDEDLRYDRVIIMTDADVDGAHIASLLLTYFQREMPQLIQNGHLFLAVPPLYRISQGGKTLYARDDMHKDELLAQEFKGKGKIEIGRFKGLGEMRSDQLKDTTMDPKNRTLLKVQIVDMVPGQTKDVVTRLMGNKPEARFEFIQENAEFATDLDI, from the coding sequence ATGTCTGCGTCTGACGATCTTTTCGCCTCAGTGCCCACGCAAAAGGGCAGCACTCCTGCAACCAAAGCCAGCAATGCTGCTGCGGCAGCCGCTCAACCCAAAACACAGAACAACGCCTCCGCGTCTGTGCCCGGAGTGAAGGCTGACTACACAGCTGCAGATATCGAGGTTCTGGAAGGACTGGAGCCTGTGCGTCGGCGACCGGGCATGTATATCGGCGGCACGGACGAAAAGGCTCTGCACCATCTTTTTGCAGAGATCATCGACAACTCCATGGACGAGGCCGTTGCTGGCTACGCTTCATGGATCGAGGTTGAACTGCTCCCCGACAACGTCATTACAGTTACAGATAATGGTCGCGGCATTCCGGTTGATCCGCACCCCAAATTCCCGAACAAGTCCGCCCTGGAAGTGATTTTCACGACATTGCACGCAGGCGGTAAATTTGATTCCGCTGTGTATGAAACGTCCGGTGGTTTGCACGGCGTGGGCGCTTCTGTGGTGAACGCTCTGTCCGAAACCATGGTTGTCGAAGTCGCAACGAACAAGAAGCTATATCGTCAGAGTTTCTCGCGCGGTATTCCATCGGGCTCGCTGGAATTCCTTGGCGACATTCACAACAGACGCGGCACGAAGGTTACCTTCAAGCCGGACTACGAGATTTTCGGCAAGAAAATCCGTTTCAAACCTGAACAATTGCTCAACATGGCGCGGTCGAAAGCCTACTTGTTTGGCGGCGTTGAAATTCGCTGGTCTTGCGCCCCCGAGCTTTTGGAAAACAATTCCGAAGTCCCGGCCAAAGCGACGTTCCACTTTCCAGATGGCCTAAAAGACTATCTCGCTTCCAGCCTTGGCAAAACGAATCTGGTTACGCAGGAGATTTTCGCCGGGCGCACCGAAAAATCATCGGGTCACGGCGCGGTAGAATGGGCCGTCTGCTGGTTCGGTGGAGACGGCTTCAGCAATTCCTACTGTAATACAGTCCCGACCCCGGAAGGCGGCACCCATGAAAGCGGGTTGCGCACAGCCCTGCTTCGCGGCCTCAAGAATTACGCCGAATTGACCAACAACAAGAAGGGCGCTGTCATCACGGCAGATGACGTTATGACCAGCGCCGGTGCCCTGCTCTCGGTCTTCATTCGCGAACCGGAATTTGTGGGCCAGACCAAAGACCGTCTGGCCACCACAGCGGCAACACGCATCGTCGAGCAGGCCGTCCGTGACCAGTTCGACCACTGGCTAACCAATGCACCACAACAGGCCAACCGCCTGTTGGAATGGGTGATTGATCGCGCTGACGAACGTCTCAGACGTCGCAAGGAAAAAGACGTCAGCCGCAAGTCCGCAGTGCGCAAATTGCGCTTGCCCGGCAAGCTGGCCGACTGTTCGCAAAACGCCAAAGGCGACACCGAACTCTTCATCGTGGAGGGCGACTCCGCTGGCGGCTCTGCCAAACAGGCGCGCAACAGAACGACACAGGCCGTCTTGCCCTTGCGTGGCAAGATCCTCAACGTGGCCAGCGCTTCGAGCGACAAGCTCCACGCCAACCAGCTGTTGGCAGATCTGGTGCAAGCCCTCGGCTGTGGCACCCGAAAAAACTACAATGATGAAGATCTGCGTTATGACCGAGTCATCATCATGACAGATGCTGACGTGGACGGCGCGCACATTGCGTCGCTGCTGCTCACCTACTTCCAACGCGAAATGCCTCAGTTGATCCAGAATGGCCATCTGTTTTTGGCCGTTCCTCCGCTTTATCGTATCAGCCAAGGGGGCAAGACCCTTTATGCCAGAGACGACATGCACAAGGATGAGCTGCTCGCCCAGGAATTCAAGGGCAAAGGCAAGATCGAAATCGGTCGCTTCAAAGGCTTGGGCGAAATGCGCTCGGATCAGCTCAAAGATACAACCATGGACCCCAAGAACCGCACATTGCTGAAAGTGCAAATCGTTGATATGGTTCCCGGACAAACCAAAGATGTCGTAACCCGGTTGATGGGAAACAAACCAGAAGCCCGTTTTGAGTTCATTCAGGAAAATGCCGAATTTGCGACCGACCTCGACATATAA
- a CDS encoding histidine phosphatase family protein, which produces MLVRYLTHPEAVQDPSVSPGEWVLDDVGRARAEAFAMDGLLEGTAYIFASSQKKARQTASIIGEKLSLLPISYPEMDESDNMVTSFQPKETFLGNFTRFFSKPEVPAGEGEETAMDAQDRIAAAYQMAMERVLSSGMRGDVLMVGHERVGALLFCYLAGQSIGQEFTQPSPGHYFTYDWGSRKMLHGWKAME; this is translated from the coding sequence ATGCTGGTTCGATATCTTACACATCCTGAGGCTGTTCAAGATCCATCGGTCTCTCCGGGCGAATGGGTGCTGGATGATGTGGGAAGAGCAAGGGCCGAGGCCTTTGCAATGGACGGATTGCTGGAAGGCACAGCCTACATTTTTGCGAGTTCACAAAAGAAAGCCCGTCAAACTGCCTCTATTATTGGTGAGAAACTCTCACTCTTGCCGATCTCCTATCCTGAAATGGATGAGAGCGATAACATGGTCACGAGCTTTCAGCCCAAAGAGACTTTTCTCGGCAATTTCACGCGGTTCTTTTCAAAACCGGAAGTCCCTGCCGGTGAGGGCGAGGAAACGGCCATGGACGCGCAGGACCGGATTGCTGCGGCCTATCAGATGGCGATGGAACGGGTGCTGTCAAGCGGCATGCGCGGCGATGTACTCATGGTTGGTCATGAGCGTGTAGGGGCGCTGCTTTTTTGTTATCTGGCAGGGCAATCTATCGGGCAAGAATTCACTCAACCTTCGCCGGGGCACTATTTCACCTACGACTGGGGCTCTCGAAAGATGCTGCATGGCTGGAAGGCTATGGAATAG